The genomic stretch TATTATTTAAAAATAAAAGTATAATAAAAACAATAAATTAATTATATTTTATCACTATATTATACAATTTAAAAACACATATAAAATAATTGACAGAATTAAATAAATATGTATTGTATAAATAATTGTTATTATATAATATAAAATGACAATTAAAATAAAATTATTAATTAAAATTTTATGTTATATTCTTCTTTTCAGAAGATAAATAGACATTATCGGTAGATGATGCGGTATTTTTTGTTTAGAGGGTACAGTAAAAATAATTTATTTTAGTAAATAGTATATAGGTGGTTATGATGAAAATATTTAAGCATTGTATATTGTATGTTGTTGCAATGGCTATTTTCTTTTCACAGGTTTTTGGTGCGAATGCCGATTCTTTAAATAATCGATTTCAAAATATTGGTTTCATTTCTGTAATGACACAAGAAAATGGGGTTAATAAAGCTGTTAATATGATTATGAACCAATTTGGAGGAAAAAGGGCTGACAAAAATGTCCAAAAGGTCGCGGCTTTAATGGGAATGGAGGCAGCGATTTTTGGTTTAATCGCATATCTTGTATATTTCTTTACGAGAAAGCCACCCAGTCCAAACAGAGCGACAGGTGGGAGAATATTTGATGCTTTTGCTTATAGCTCATGGGCTCTTAATCCTTGATGAACTTTAAATTATTCTATTATTGGATGTTTTATATTACATAAACCGTGATTTCAAATCACGGTTTATGTTTTTAGTGCTATTGATAAATTTATTTTTTTATATCATTAAGATATTGTTTGTAGGATGGCAGAATAGGGCGCATTAAATTTAAATAATTAGCTGGCTTTTAAAGTTAATTAAATTTTTTCTCTTCAAAACACGCATAATGCATATACTTTAATTGAGATACTCATAAACTTTGTGTATCCACTTGAAAAACACAGAGTAATACAATCTTATGGTTATGTGGATTTTCTTTTTAATGACTGAAAAAGCATACTGATGCGTCTTAAAAATATTTGCAAAAAATGCTTTTATTGAAAGCGTTTTGCCTCTTTGTGGTTTACAATTTTTTTTATCATTTTATCCTTAAGCAAAGAGAATGGGGATTCATTTCTATTTCTCTGTTTTATCTGAGAAAGGTGGAGTTATACGAATGTCAAAAAAAGTCATGATCGTGGAAGATAATGAGCTTAATATGAAGTTATTCCGTGATCTTGTAGAAGCGAGTGGCTATGAAACTGTTGAAACACGTAATGGTCTTATGGCATTAGATTTGGCGCGTTCATCGATGCCATCTCTTATCCTTGTGGATATCCAGTTGCCAGAGGTTTCCGGAATAGATGTCATTAAACAATTAAAAGAAGATGAGGAATTGAGATCAATCCCTGTTGTTGCTGTAACAGCCTTTGCTATGAAGGGAGATGAGGAGCGAATTCGAGCAAGTGGATGTGAAGAATATATGTCAAAGCCTATTTCTGTTCCTCATTTTATTACAATGGTGAAACATTTTGTGGATTAAAGCTCTTTGTTAAATGATGATAGAAAAAGGCATTGAAAGGCTTACGGGATTGCTAAAGTTATTGTGCAAATATTTTTGTGTTTTAGCGGGAATATATTTTAGTTTCCAAAACAGACTTTAAAAATTGAAAAGAGTTTTTTATTTTTGGTTTATGTTTCTTACTTTTTGTTTTAAGAGAAGTTGTTATTTTATACTCTTATTCTCTTCTAAGTGGTATAAGATTTTTTCCTGCATTCATCTAAAAGTCTGTTTTAGCAGAGCGAAAAAAGCCCCGATGCAAACGGGGCTCTATATATTGCACAAATATTGAAATTAACGTTTCGAAAACTGGAAAGAACGACGTGCTTTTGCTTTACCGTATTTTTTACGTTCAACGACACGGCTATCGCGGGTAAGAAATCCCCCTTTTTTCAAAATTGGGCGAAGTTCTGGTTCGTAATAGGTTAAAGCTTTGGAAATACCATGACGTACTGCACCAGCTTGTCCAGAAAGACCTCCACCTGCAACGGTTGCAATAATATCAAATTGGGTATCCCTATTTGTTGCAACAATTGGTTGACGAAGAATCATTCTCAAAACAGGACGAGCAAAATATTTGTCAAATTCTTTGTTGTTAATGGTAATTTTTCCAGAACCTGGTTTAATCCATACGCGAGCAACAGCGTCTTTACGTTTTCCTGTTGCATAGGCACGCCCTTGTGAATCAAGCTTTTGCACATGGACAGGAGCGGTATTTTCATGAGCTTCCACAGTATTTGTTACGACACTGAGCTCAGCAAGAGAATTAATTTCAGCCATAATCAAGCAATCCTTTTGTTTTTGCGGTTTAAAGCACTAACGTCAAGAGACTCGGGCTGTTGTGCTTCATGCGGATGTTGGCTTCCAGCGTAAACACGGAGATTCTTCAATTGACGGCGACCAAGGGGGCCACGCGGAATCATACGTTCTACAGCTTTTTCAACAACGCGTTCGGGAAAACGTCCTTCAAGAAGCTGACGCGCTGTACGTTCTTTGATTCCACCAATATAGCCGGTATGCCAATAATATTTTTTATCCGTATATTTCTTACCGGTGAGAGCTATTTTATCGGCATTGATGACAATAACATTGTCACCATCATCAACATGTGGCGTAAATGTAGCTTTATGTTTACCACGTAAGCGGTTTGCAACAAATGTGGCAAGACGCCCTAAAACAAGGTTTTCTGCGTCAATAATAACCCATTTTTTCACCACTTCAGTTGGCTTTTGTGAAAAAGTTGCCATAGAAGTATCCTTTAATTAAAGCCCCTGTAGCATGAGGGCATTTTCATTGTTTGCGTTGAAAATTGTTAGCACAGCGAAATATTTAACGCATATTGATTATCCTGATATAATGTCTTTCTCTTTACGTCAAGAGAAAATAAAAACTTTATAAAACAGTGCTTTATGAGTGAGGTATTATAATACCTTATTGAAATAAGTTTATGGACAATTTAAACTTAAAAGGAATGTTACAAAAGGCTATTTTATCTTTAACGCGTGATTGTATTTTATTGATCTTCATTATAAAATAAATAACGATGCAGTTGTCTCGTTATTTTCTCAATGTTGAATTTTCTGCTTGTGGTCAAGCGTGGTTAGATGCTCTTGATGTTCAAGGGATAAATAATGCGCGTGCTATTTCTCAAAAGTTCGGTTTTCCAGATCAATTAGCGCGAGTCCTTTCAGCAAGAGATGTAGATGAAACTGAAGCTGTTTCTTTTATTAATCCAACATTGCGAACGCTTATGCCGGATCCAGAAAGTTTTAGAGATATGCAATGTGCAGCAGAGCGTATTGTTAAGGCTCTTCTCAATCAGGAACAGGTTGCTGTTTTTGGTGATTATGATGTTGATGGTGCATGCGCATCAGCACTCATAGCGCGTTTTTTTCGTTATTTTGGGATTGAAGTCAGAATTTATATTCCTGATCGTATTATTGAAGGCTATGGACCGAATGAACAGGCAATGAGAATGCTCGTGCAAGAAGGGGCTCGTTTAATTATCACTGTTGATTGTGGTGCCAATAGTCCAGATGCTGTAAAAGCGGCGAGGCTTGCAGGTGCTGATGTTGTGATTTTAGATCATCATCAAATGTCAGAGATTCATCAAGAAGCTGTTGCTCTTGTCAATCCTAATCGTCCTGATGATTTTTCTGGACAAGGGCATTTATGTGCAGCGGGTGTTGTTTTTGTTACATTAGCTTGGGTTCTTCATTTGTTGCGGAAAAAACAATTTGAAGGTCAACTGCCTGATCTTCTCAGTATGCTTGATCTTGTTGCATTGGCAACTATATGTGATGTTGTTCCATTACAGGGGGTTAACCGTGCTTTTGTGGTAAAAGGACTGCAAGTTGCTCGTTCTATGCATAATCCAGGGATAGCAGCTTTGACAAAGGTTGCACGGATAGGGGAGCCACTTAATAGTTTTCATTTAGGTTTTTTGTTAGGCCCTAGAATTAATGCAGGAGGGCGCATCGGTGATCAAGCTTTGGGAGCACGTTTGCTTAGCTGTGAGAATAAAGATGCAGCGGAAAAAATAGCAGAACAATTAGATCAGCTTAATCAAGAACGCCAAGAAATGGAGAACATTCAATTAGCACAGGCGGAATCTTATATTGCTTCTCTTTATCAAGATCAAAAAACACCAGTATCACTTGTCATTTCTCATCAAGAATGGCATCCGGGAATTATTGGTATTCTTGCATCCCGCCTCAAAGAGCGTTTTTTTTGTCCTGTTTTTGCTATTGCTTTGAAGGAAGATGGAAATGGCGTAGGGTCGGGACGCTCAATTAATGGCATAGATTTAGGTGCACTCGTTCGTGAAGCTGTTACACTCAATTTATTAGAAAAAGGAGGGGGGCATAGTATGGCAGCAGGAATTACAATTCAATCGACGAAAATTGAAATTTTTCGAAAATGGCTAGAAGAAAAAGTTTCTGTAATGGTTTCACAGTTGCATGCAAAAAAGTCTCTTAGTATAGATGGTGCTCTTTCTGCTTCTGGTGTTAATCAAGCGCTATTTGAGCTGCTTGAAAAGGCGGGACCTTTTGGGACAGGGAATGCAACACCTGTTTTTGTTCTACCCTCTCATCGATTAATGAATTTATCTGAAGTTGGTAAAGGACATCTTCGCCTTATTGTATCTAATGTGGAAGGAAAAAAACTGCAAGGAATAGCTTTTCGTGCTGTAGGAACCGCGCTTGGTCATTTTCTCTCTGAAAATATTGGTGAAATGATCCATTTAGCTGGTCATCTTAGTTTGAATTATTGGAATGGAACGATCAATCCGCAATTGCGCGTGATTGACGCTGCTGCAGTGGTTTAAAAAAGGTATTTTTTACATTAGATGTCTAAATTAGAAGCAAAAGTGGAATTTTCTTGTATGAAACGAAATCGTGCTTCTGGTTTTGTTCCCATGAGACTTTCTACAGTCTTTTTCGTTTCTTGCATTTCTACGGCATCAATAGAGACACGAAGTAATGTACGTTTTTGAGGATGCATTGTTGTTTCTTTAAGTTGTTCTGCGCGCATCTCACCCAGCCCTTTAAAACGCCCGATTTCAATTTTCGCTTTTCCCGTAAATTCAGTTTTGAGCAATTCATCTTTATGAATGTCATCGCGTGCATAAGCAACTTTCCCTCCTTGCGATATTCTATAAAGGGGAGGGACGGCGAGATATAAATGTCCCTGATGAATAAGATCAGGCATTTCTTGAAAAAAGAAGGTAATGAGCAGTGAGGCAATATGAGCACCATCAACATCTGCATCTGTCATGATGATAATACGTTCATATCTGAGATCTTTTTCACGATATTTAGAGCGTGTTCCACAACCAAGAGCAAGGATAAGATCGCTAATTGTTTGGCTTGAGCTCATTTTTTCATGGGCAGCACTGGCGACATTGAGGATTTTGCCACGAAGAGGTAAAATTGCTTGGTTGGCTCTATTTCTTGCTTGTTTAGCAGATCCTCCTGCAGAATCCCCTTCAACAATGAATAATTCAGCACCTGTAGCATGGTTTTGGCTACAATCTGCAAGTTTACCGGGCAGACGTAATTTACGGACAGCTGTTTTTCGACTGATTTCTTTATCTTGGCGGCGTCTAACACGTTCTTCAGCACGTTCAATAACCCAATCGAGAAGTTTTGTTGCTTCTTGGGGGGAATTTGCCAACCAATGATCAAAAGGATCACGGATTGCATTCTCAACAATACGCTGTGCTTCAATGGTTGCTAATCGATCTTTTGTTTGTCCAACAAATTCAGGATTACTGATAAAGACAGAAAGTATTGCGGCTGTTGAAATCATAATATCATCTGATGTAATGATCGCTGCGCGCTTGTTGCCTATTAACTCAGCGTAAGATTTCAATCCACGTAAAAGAGCTTGACGCAGTCCTGTTTCGTGCGTTCCTCCTTCTCCGGTGGGAATAGTATTGCAATAAGATTGCACACAAGGATCTCCACCATGCCAAGCGATGGCCCATTCAACACAGCCATGACCATTATTTTGTTGTGTTTTTCCAGAAAAAATTTCTGACGTGACGCGATATTCATCTTTTAACGATGCGAGTAAATAGTCTTTAAGCCCATTGGGAAAATGAAAAACAGCCTTTTCAGGAATATTTTTTACGCCTTCAAGTATGACGGGATCACAAGTCCAGCGAATTTTTACACCGCCAAAAAGATAGGCTTTGGAGCGCGCCATCTGATAAATTTTTTCCGGATCAAAAGCTGCTTTTTCACCAAAAATTTCACCATCAGGATGAAAACGAACACGTGTACCACGACGATTGTAAACATCTCCCAAATCTTCTAATCCAGATTGAGGAATACCACGTGAAAAACGTTGGCGGTAAAGTTTTCGTTCTCGTGCAACCTCAACTTCCATATTATCTGACAGGGCATTGACGACAGAAATTCCTACTCCATGAAGTCCGCCCGCAGTTTGATAAGCTGTTCCATCAAATTTTCCTCCGGAGTGGAGTTGTGTCATAATAACTTCTAGAGTTGATTTGTCAGGCATTTGAGGATGATTTTCGACAGGAATACCACGTCCATTATCTGTAACGGTTATATAACCGTTCTTATCTAATGAGACCTCAATGGAGTCTGCATAACCAGCCACAGCTTCATCCATCGCATTATCAATAATTTCGGCAAATAGATGGTGAAGTGCTTTACTGTCTGTTCCACCAATATACATTCCAGGGCGTAAACGTACAGGCTCTAAACCCTCAAGCACGCGAATAGAGAGGGCATTATAGTCGTCTTCTTGTGTATTTTTTGCACTTTTTTTTGAAATCATCGCTTTTGATTTCGTTGGAGACTGCAGAGTGCTTTCTTTTGTATTGACCCTAGATTGGGCTTTATTTAAAATACTAAAAAGATCCTTGTTGTTATCGCTCATAGCGTTTAACTATCTACCTCATGAAATAAAATATTTATTAGAATAAATTTTATGCCTGTTTTTTATTTAAAAATCAATGCAGCTAGGAAACATCAATTGTTGGACCAAAAATTTGTTCAAAAGCCTGTTTGAGAGCAATATCAATATCATGCATTGTTACAGGGCACCCTAGATCAAGAAAGCTTGTTACACCGTGGTTTGTAATTCCACAAGGAACAATTCCTGAATAATGGGCTAAATTAGGATTAACATTGATAGAGACGCCATGAAAACTTATCCATTTGCGCACTCGAATGCCAATCGCTGCAATTTTATCTTCGGAAGAAAGATCATTTTGCTTTGATGGACCATGAGATTGTTTAACCCAGACACCAACGCGATCTTCTCTGCGTTCGCCTTTAATATTAAAGCGCGCAAGCATTTGTATGATCCATTCTTCTAATGCACTAATGAAAGCACGGATGTCTTGTTTTCGGCGTTTAAGATCAAGCATAATATAAGCAATACGCTGTCCTGGTCCGTGATAGGTAAATTCACCTCCACGTCCTGCTTCGTAAACAGGAAATAAATGAGGCGCTAAAAGATCCTTTTTATCTGCACTCGTACCCGCAGTATAAAGGGAAGGGTGTTCAAGAAGCCAAACCTGTTCATGGGCCGTTTTTGCAAGAATTTTTTCCACACGTTCCTGCATGTAACGCAGCGCTTCAGGATATTCAACCAAATGATCACTTATTTTCCATTCAACGGGTGGATTCCCTAGAATTGCATTAAAATGATGTGATAAGTGACTACGATCCGTATGTTTCAATTTAAATGTCATTAGCAATATTTATCTTAATGTTTGAGTTTGTATTGTAATCAGAAAAATAACAAAAGCGTAAGATTAAGAGACACTTTATGAGAAATGCAATGAATTTTTAATGAGAAATGTAATGAATTTTATTAAAAAAAACGCGTTACGTTCGTTTTACCATCTTCCTGTTGCACCACCACCACCTGATGATCCACCACCACCTCTGAATCCTCCTCCTCCTGAATGTCCACCAAAAATTCCACCAGAATCTCTACCCTTCGTATTTAAGTTTAAAAACCAAGGTGTGAAGACAATACCCATCCAAAGATACTTTCGTGGACCTATTTTCTGACCAAAAATCATAGCAAGAATGGGTAACCCCATGGCTATAAAGAGAATGAAAAACATGATTGTATTTATAATCATTTCTTCTTTCGCAGCTTGTTTACGTTGTTCTTCAACAGCTTTAGCTTTTTGTTTGAGTCGAAAAGAAAAATCAGCATCGCTTTGTGTGATCACTTTGATAATTGCATGAACGGCTTCGACAATTCCTTTTTGATAATTTCCTTCACGAAAATGAGGAATCATAAAGCTATTAATGATGACAGAGGAAATGGCATCTGTTAGTTCTCCTTCCAGACCATAGCCTACTTCAATACGTGCTTCACGTTCATTAGGGGCAATGACGATTAATACGCCATTATTGATTTCTTTTTGACCTAACTTCCATGTGCGAAAAAGAGAATTGCTGTATGTCTCTATATCATTGCCCAAAAGAGTAGGGAGCGTTACAAGAACAATTTGATCTCCTGTTTGTTCTTCGAGTGTAGCGAGTTTTTCCGTTAAATTTCTCTTTGTTGCATGGTCAAGTAAATGAGCCATATCGTTGATATAGCCGGTTAAGGGAGGAAATTGAGTGTGTGCGTGAGTGACATTCCCCCATGTAATGATCAAGTAAAGAATGCTCAAAGAAATCCATAAACGTCGAAAAAAACGACGTTTTATAGCGTGTTCAAACGATTTCATTAATTAAAATTAACCTTTGGAGTTTGTTGACTATCCGTATCGATGGTAAAAGTTGGCATCGGTTTAGCGTCACGAAACCATAATTTTGCCCAAATCATTGTTGGCATTGTTTTGAGGGCCGTGTTGTAGGCACGAACCGTTTCAATATAATCGCGGCGTGCAACGGAGATACGGTTTTCAGTTCCTTCTAGCTGTGATTGAAGAGCAAGAAAGTTCTGGTTTGCTTTAAGATCCGGATAGTTTTCGACAACTGCCATAAGTCGCGAAAGGGCACTTGATAAATTTGCTTGATTTTTGAGATATTGCTGCATAATTTCCGGATTATTCAACATATCTGCATTAATGTTGACTTGTGTTGCTTTGGCACGTGCTTCAATGACATTTGTGAAAACGCTTTGTTCATGGGCTGCGTAAGCTTTAACTGTTTCTACAAGATTGGGGATGAGATCTGTACGGCGCTGGTATTGATTGAGCACTTCACTCCATGCGGCGTGTGCTTTTTCTTCATTTGTTGGTATCGTATTAAATCCGCAGCCACTTAAAAATGGTATGAACCCTACCAAAAAAATAATGATTGAAAATTGTTTTAATATTTTAAACATTGAAGAAGTTTGTCCATTTAACATAAAGAGGTCTCCACAGATATTTTATGTATCATATAGGGTTTATCTTACTGGTGGAAAGTATTTTGAATTTTATAAACAGCTATTGTTATCAATAAATTAACATATCTCTGCGTTTTTAGTACGCTTAAGTCACTTGTTGATATGAAAATAATAGTGAGAGTATAAATGTCATCTTATAAAAGATCAACGCTATTCATATCAATTATTCTTTACAGAAAATTATATTATTTTCATAGGACTTTTTTATTTCAGAACGTAGAAAATAACAATTGAGGAAGGGGAGAATGTCGGTATCAAGCTTATAAAAAGAAGAGGCCGTTCCCATTTTTCTTCCTTTAGAAGATAAGCTTAACCTATTGGATAAAAAGGCTTTTAAATTATGGATAGCAACAATTATGAAGAAGGTGAAAAACTCTATATTGCAAAATGCAAAATGAAAAGTTTTACGGATTAGCTGATGATTATGATCACTATCCTCCTCGCTGCCTTCCTCACTTTATTTAAGATCATGTTTCTCCCTTTTAAGAATAAAAAGCATTTGTCCATCGTGATATAGGGATTGGAATAGGTATTGTATGAGAGGGAATTGTTAATTTTTAGGGAATGAACATCAGTATCATGCTATTTTCATCCTAAGGAATGGCTTTTAAAAAAGCATTTTCATTCAAAGAGAGATTATATCTTTTTTATTTTATAGGTTTTATAGAAGGGTTAATAATGTTAAGAATTATACTTTAATTGAATAAAGAAAGAAAATTATGACGATTATACTAAAACCGGGTGAGGTAACACTTAGCGAACTTGAAGCTATTTATTTTAATGGTGAAGTGAGTAAACTTCATCATGACACGCATTTAGCTATCGAGAAAGGAGCGCAGCGCATTGCTGAAATTGCTGCTGGAAGCGAGCCTGTCTATGGTGTTAATACTGGCTTTGGGAAACTGGCTTCCATTAAAATTGATGCGGACAAAGTTACTGTTTTACAGAGAAATCTTATTTTATCCCATTGCTGTGGGGTAGGAGAGCCTTTAGCTGAAAATATTGTGCGTTTGATCATGAGCTTAAAGCTTATCTCTTTAGGAAGGGGAGCTTCTGGAGTTCGTCTAGAATTAGTCAATTTGCTGGAAAATATGCTTGAAAAGGGCGTTATTCCTGTCATTCCAGAAAAAGGCTCTGTTGGCGCTTCAGGTGATCTTGCTCCACTTGCTCATATGGCAGCTGTTATGATGGGAGAAGGAGAAGCGTTTTTTCAAAACATTCGTATGAGTGGAGCGCTTGCTTTAGAGAAAGCAGGATTATCCCCTATTATTTTAGAGGCAAAGGAAGGTCTGGCTCTTATTAATGGGACTCAAACATCAACAGCACTTGCACTTGCTGGGCTTTTTCGAGCTTATCGGGCATTGTGTGGTGGATTGTTGGCAGGGGCTTTAACGACAGATGCTACCATGGGGTCAACAGCGCCATTTCACCCTGATATCCATATTTTACGAGGCCATTATGGGCAAATTGCCGTATCGAAAACATTGGAAAAACTTGTAGAAGATTCAGAAATTCGTGCAGCCCATTTACGGGGTGATGAGCGTGTACAAGACCCTTATTGTATACGTTGCCAGCCACAGGTTATGGGGGCATGTTTTGATATTTTGCTTGCAGCAGCAAAAACACTGGTTATTGAAGCAAATGCAGTTACAGATAATCCGTTGATTTTAAGAAATGGTGAGGTTGTATCAGGGGGGAATTTTCATGCTGAGCCTGTAGCGTTTGCTGCTGATCAGATTGCTCTTGCTTTGTGTGAAATGGGGGCTATTTCTCAACGGCGTATTGCTCTTATGGTTGATCCAGCAGTCTCTTATGGTCTTCCGGCTTTTTTAGCCAACAATGCAGGTCTTAATTCAGGTTTTATGATTGCTGAAGTAACAGCAGCAGCTTTAATGTCTGAAAATAAACAAATGGCTCATCCTGCTTCCGTTGATTCAACACCAACTTCAGCCAATCAAGAAGATCATGTTTCAATGGCTTGCCATGGTGCTCGTCGTCTATTGGTAATGAGCGAAAACCTTTTTACAATTATTGGCATTGAAACGCTTATTGCAGCACAAGGAATTGAATATCGCGCACCTTTAAAAACAAGTACTCTTTTGCAGTCTGTTATGGAATGTTTACGCAAAAATATTGCTTCTCTTAAGGAAGATCGCTATCTGGCTCCAGATCTTCATCAAGCACATATACTTGTACGTGAAGGGCATTTATTATCTGTTTTACCAGAAACAATTTTTCCTTCATTAAGTTTTCAATGATATTTGTTTTAAGGTTAATGAGGAAGGGCGGATATTAAATTTTGAAACTTCCTCATATAAAAATATAGAAAATCAATACTATATTTCAATTAGTTAATCAATTGTGTATATATCTTCTGTTCGTAATCAACTATATATATTTTACTTTATAGTGATCTGAATTTATCATCATAATTTTATAATCTATAAAATTGAAGTAAATATAATTTATGATTTCTATTAGAGATTTTTAATTTAAATAATATCCAAAAATTATATATTGTAATATTATGTTTTTATAATTATAAATTATATTATATGCATTATTTTAAATAAAAATTTTATTTTATATTCTTCTTATTTGTTAATACTTTATGAGTTTTATAGTTCATTTTTTGTATTTTAATTAAAAAAGGAGAAATAAATGTTTAAAAGTACTAGATTAGGTATTTTAACAACAATTCTTTTTTGTTTTTCACAAACTCTTGAGGTTCATGCAAATTTTAGGAGAGGTAGCTTTCCAGAGGGAATTTTTATTATGATGGTGTCTCAAGAGAAGAAGCCTCTTGTTTCGGCGAAAAACAAAGGTTTGATTTCTATCTCAGAGAGAACTCCTAGAGATAAGGTGGATGCTATCATTGGACCAACAGTTAAAGATGCTATTTTTACTGTATATTTTTTTTTCATTGGAAAGCTTGTCGTTAGGGCAGTTGGAGTTCTTAAAAGGTGGGTTGTAGATACACTGTCTCATACCTTTGAAAACTGGCGAGATTCGTATTATCATTGATTGAACTATTCAATTGGCGTAAAAAATTTGTTTGTGGGGCCAAAGAGAGTTTGCTTAAAGTAACAAAAAATTGATTGCACGCTTGTTAATACGTTTGTTATGAATTTTTAGGCTTCTATTTCGGTGTACTGAGATAGAAGCCTGAAAGTTCACGCTACATTAAGGCTAATTTTCTTTGTAAAAAGCCATGGAATACGAAATGAATTAAATGACAATTATAAAAAAATTCATTATCACTTTATTTCAATAAAATAATACAAAATTGCAGGTTATAAAAACTGTATAATTTGCCATATAAGTATTTTTTATTGTTTAGAGCAAAGCGTTGGACTGGCTGGTTTTTGATGTTTTTTGAAATATATTCGTGAAAGAAACATGAGACTTTATTTATCATAAAGCTGTTTATTGTGGTGTGGATTTTCACAAACATTTTAATAAAGAAGGAAAGTAATGGCAAGAAATGAACTGAAACGAGGGATGAGTAAGCGCCAAGTTATTTTTTTAGCTCTTGGCTCTGCTATTGGAACAGGTCTTTTTTATGGATCGGCCCAAGCAATTAAGCTTGCAGGTCCCAGTGTTTTGATTGCCTATTGTATTTCTGGTTTAGCTATTTTTATGGTTATGCGGGCTTTAGGAGAGATGATCCTTCATAATCCATTACCTGGTTCTTTTGCGCGTTATGCGGCAAATTACATATCGCCATTGGCAGGTTTTTTAACGGGGTGGACATATGTATTTGAGATGATTCTTGTTGGTTTGGCTGATATTACAGCTTTTGCCACTTATATGGGGTTTTGGTACCCTGATGTTGCTCCTTGGATATGGGCATTGAGTATTACACTCATCATTACAGGTATTAATTTAGCTGCTGTAGAAGTCTATGGTGAGCTAGAATTTTGGCTGTCTTCTATTAAAGTGATCGCTATCATTGCAATGATTATTTTAGGCATAGCAATTATTTTTTGGGGAGGGGGGGAAGATTATCATTCTTCTACTGTTACTGTTCATAATTTATGGAAGAATGGTGGTATTTTCCCCAATGGTTGGTTTGGTTTTTTAGCTTGCTTTAGTGTTGTTGTTTTTGCTTTTGGTGGTATAGAAATCATTGGCATGGCAGTCATGGAAGTTCAAAACCCTCATCAAACGATTTCAAAGGCAATTAATTCTACTCCAT from Bartonella kosoyi encodes the following:
- a CDS encoding TPM domain-containing protein, with the protein product MKSFEHAIKRRFFRRLWISLSILYLIITWGNVTHAHTQFPPLTGYINDMAHLLDHATKRNLTEKLATLEEQTGDQIVLVTLPTLLGNDIETYSNSLFRTWKLGQKEINNGVLIVIAPNEREARIEVGYGLEGELTDAISSVIINSFMIPHFREGNYQKGIVEAVHAIIKVITQSDADFSFRLKQKAKAVEEQRKQAAKEEMIINTIMFFILFIAMGLPILAMIFGQKIGPRKYLWMGIVFTPWFLNLNTKGRDSGGIFGGHSGGGGFRGGGGSSGGGGATGRW
- a CDS encoding LemA family protein, which produces MLNGQTSSMFKILKQFSIIIFLVGFIPFLSGCGFNTIPTNEEKAHAAWSEVLNQYQRRTDLIPNLVETVKAYAAHEQSVFTNVIEARAKATQVNINADMLNNPEIMQQYLKNQANLSSALSRLMAVVENYPDLKANQNFLALQSQLEGTENRISVARRDYIETVRAYNTALKTMPTMIWAKLWFRDAKPMPTFTIDTDSQQTPKVNFN
- the hutH gene encoding histidine ammonia-lyase, translating into MTIILKPGEVTLSELEAIYFNGEVSKLHHDTHLAIEKGAQRIAEIAAGSEPVYGVNTGFGKLASIKIDADKVTVLQRNLILSHCCGVGEPLAENIVRLIMSLKLISLGRGASGVRLELVNLLENMLEKGVIPVIPEKGSVGASGDLAPLAHMAAVMMGEGEAFFQNIRMSGALALEKAGLSPIILEAKEGLALINGTQTSTALALAGLFRAYRALCGGLLAGALTTDATMGSTAPFHPDIHILRGHYGQIAVSKTLEKLVEDSEIRAAHLRGDERVQDPYCIRCQPQVMGACFDILLAAAKTLVIEANAVTDNPLILRNGEVVSGGNFHAEPVAFAADQIALALCEMGAISQRRIALMVDPAVSYGLPAFLANNAGLNSGFMIAEVTAAALMSENKQMAHPASVDSTPTSANQEDHVSMACHGARRLLVMSENLFTIIGIETLIAAQGIEYRAPLKTSTLLQSVMECLRKNIASLKEDRYLAPDLHQAHILVREGHLLSVLPETIFPSLSFQ
- a CDS encoding amino acid permease, with product MARNELKRGMSKRQVIFLALGSAIGTGLFYGSAQAIKLAGPSVLIAYCISGLAIFMVMRALGEMILHNPLPGSFARYAANYISPLAGFLTGWTYVFEMILVGLADITAFATYMGFWYPDVAPWIWALSITLIITGINLAAVEVYGELEFWLSSIKVIAIIAMIILGIAIIFWGGGEDYHSSTVTVHNLWKNGGIFPNGWFGFLACFSVVVFAFGGIEIIGMAVMEVQNPHQTISKAINSTPFRILLFYIMTLAILMSLYPWNEIGLMDSPFVSIFENLGISYAANILNIVVVTAAISAMNSGMYGACRMIHGLSQEGYALKKFQYLSKNGIPVFVILMIFIIFLLGAVLNYFYHEKLFFLIAAMATFATVFVWMMILLSQIFMRIKMPKEEQNALNFPIPFWPIGSIFSILFMVFIFILLWYFDETRPVLIVGVGWIAWLVICFYVLKLYNFKQKNCNKTKIIN